In the Roseovarius sp. W115 genome, one interval contains:
- a CDS encoding helix-turn-helix domain-containing protein, with protein MTAVNTDAAQNEVQGLKDRLPTEAEIDSAAHAATAIAVAMELDGGLKISGENGGPVKIAPAVGDLIIELLGHVSAGNMVTLVPVSAMLTTQQAADMLNVSRPHLTKLLKQGKIRFEEVGKHRRVPLPALMQYREEKARLQEEAMQELARLGQEYDQA; from the coding sequence ATGACCGCAGTGAACACAGACGCCGCTCAGAACGAGGTTCAGGGGCTTAAAGATCGGCTCCCGACGGAGGCTGAAATTGATAGTGCAGCACATGCCGCCACAGCGATTGCCGTGGCGATGGAGCTGGATGGTGGTTTGAAAATCTCCGGCGAGAATGGCGGCCCGGTGAAGATCGCGCCAGCCGTCGGTGACCTAATTATAGAGCTTCTTGGGCATGTTAGCGCCGGGAATATGGTTACATTGGTGCCGGTGAGCGCTATGCTGACAACTCAGCAGGCGGCGGATATGCTTAATGTATCCCGACCACATCTGACAAAACTGCTGAAGCAGGGCAAAATCCGGTTCGAAGAGGTAGGAAAACATCGCCGCGTACCACTACCTGCATTGATGCAGTACAGAGAAGAAAAGGCACGTCTGCAAGAAGAGGCGATGCAGGAACTCGCGCGCCTTGGCCAGGAGTATGACCAAGCGTGA
- a CDS encoding PIN domain-containing protein: protein MSHVANPFVVVLDANVLYPFRTRDVLFTFAQHGLFRARFTNQIMDEWTRNLIENKPELKDSVRRQERVIREVFEECFVTGFEPLVSGLNLPDKNDRHVLAAAIKCSAQVIVTENKKDFPEDILEEYSVEALSADDMLANTYDLFPIDGARALRAVRQRYGNPPFTASEFLLDLTKCGMPKLAAMARSGIEYL from the coding sequence GTGAGCCATGTAGCAAATCCCTTTGTCGTCGTTCTCGACGCAAATGTCTTGTATCCCTTCCGAACCAGAGATGTTCTCTTTACCTTTGCTCAGCATGGTTTGTTTCGAGCAAGGTTCACTAACCAGATCATGGATGAGTGGACCCGAAATCTGATTGAGAATAAGCCTGAGTTGAAAGACAGTGTGCGGCGCCAGGAGCGTGTAATCAGAGAAGTCTTCGAGGAATGTTTCGTTACCGGATTTGAACCGTTGGTAAGCGGCCTTAACCTGCCGGATAAAAATGATCGCCACGTACTTGCGGCAGCGATCAAATGCTCAGCTCAAGTCATCGTAACAGAGAATAAGAAAGATTTTCCGGAAGACATTTTGGAAGAGTACAGTGTCGAAGCCTTGAGTGCCGATGACATGCTTGCAAATACTTATGACTTGTTTCCGATAGATGGAGCCCGGGCCTTGAGAGCTGTTCGTCAACGGTACGGCAATCCACCCTTCACGGCGTCGGAATTTCTTCTGGATTTGACAAAGTGTGGCATGCCGAAACTAGCTGCCATGGCACGTTCTGGGATCGAGTATCTTTAA
- a CDS encoding molybdopterin dinucleotide binding domain-containing protein, with product MRPETVIVHEPWWTATAKRADIVFPATTPFEREDIGRANLDNYLFFMPRLIDPVGAARNDYDIFADLSDRLGTREVFTEGRDVEGWLRHLYGDFRSAAVEAGIDLPDFDGLRSRNWMHLPITPDEDVPSVLSRFREDPEGHPLTTPSGRIELFSETVDGFGYEDCPGHPVWLPPSEWLGTATRQAPLHLVSPQPGDKLHSQMEAALADVEGARPERIVIHPEDAHARGIAMGDLVRVHNARGACLARARLSDDIREGVVALPTGAWYGDPGENTDPQGNPNVLTMDVGTSSLGQGCSAHTALVEVSLLE from the coding sequence TTGCGGCCCGAGACAGTCATCGTGCACGAGCCGTGGTGGACCGCCACTGCGAAGCGGGCCGATATCGTCTTTCCGGCCACTACCCCTTTTGAAAGGGAGGATATCGGGCGGGCAAATCTGGACAACTACCTGTTCTTTATGCCGCGCCTGATCGACCCGGTGGGCGCGGCGCGCAATGACTATGACATCTTTGCGGACTTGTCCGATAGACTGGGTACGCGAGAGGTCTTTACCGAAGGGCGCGATGTTGAGGGATGGCTACGCCACCTTTATGGAGACTTCAGGTCTGCGGCGGTCGAGGCCGGAATTGACCTGCCTGATTTCGATGGTTTGCGTTCGCGCAATTGGATGCACCTGCCGATTACGCCGGACGAGGATGTGCCGTCCGTCCTGTCGCGCTTCCGGGAAGACCCCGAAGGCCACCCGCTGACCACACCGTCAGGCCGAATTGAGCTGTTTTCCGAAACTGTGGACGGATTTGGTTACGAAGATTGCCCAGGGCATCCGGTCTGGTTACCGCCCTCGGAATGGCTGGGAACTGCGACTCGGCAGGCCCCACTGCATCTGGTGTCCCCGCAACCGGGTGACAAGCTGCACAGTCAAATGGAGGCCGCCTTGGCGGATGTTGAGGGCGCGCGGCCAGAGCGGATCGTGATCCACCCCGAGGATGCGCACGCGCGTGGTATTGCCATGGGCGATTTGGTGCGGGTGCACAATGCGCGTGGGGCGTGCCTGGCGCGAGCTCGGCTTTCGGATGACATTCGGGAAGGGGTGGTCGCACTGCCGACAGGTGCCTGGTATGGTGATCCGGGTGAAAACACTGATCCTCAGGGCAACCCCAACGTTCTGACGATGGATGTGGGGACCTCGTCGCTGGGACAGGGTTGCAGTGCGCACACCGCGCTGGTTGAGGTTAGCCTGTTGGAGTGA
- a CDS encoding helix-turn-helix transcriptional regulator produces the protein MKRLGDLIANLHGDHFEQALFKWLETFVRTDNNTILVYPANRPPKALYRNSMAPEVHEKLDSNYLAGAYLLDPFYTLYLDGASPGLYALSDVAPDQFLRTRYYSTYFKQTTLVDELVFATYPRPDFSIQISIGRDATSSRRFTKREIDAARRLSPVVCALCEKHWRDYRSGEPESDVSLQHDLRGHLVGKRGVSLSPRQAEVALLILKGHSSLSISLRLGISVQTVKVFRKQLYRKCQISSQAELFKMMMPLLSDIVTAQHPG, from the coding sequence ATGAAACGTCTGGGCGATCTAATTGCGAACCTGCATGGCGATCACTTCGAACAGGCGTTGTTTAAATGGCTTGAGACATTTGTGCGCACAGATAACAACACGATCCTCGTCTACCCGGCCAACCGTCCCCCTAAGGCGCTCTATCGCAACTCGATGGCACCCGAGGTCCATGAAAAACTGGATTCTAACTACCTTGCCGGAGCATACCTTCTAGATCCGTTCTATACTTTGTACCTGGATGGTGCGTCGCCCGGTCTTTATGCGCTGTCGGATGTGGCTCCGGATCAATTCTTACGAACTCGGTACTATTCAACCTATTTCAAACAAACCACTTTGGTCGACGAGCTTGTCTTTGCCACCTACCCAAGGCCCGATTTCTCCATCCAGATCAGCATCGGTCGCGATGCCACCTCGTCCCGACGTTTTACCAAACGTGAGATTGACGCCGCGCGCCGGCTCTCCCCGGTGGTCTGCGCCTTGTGTGAAAAGCACTGGCGGGACTACCGCAGCGGTGAACCCGAAAGCGATGTGAGCCTGCAACATGACTTGCGCGGGCATCTGGTGGGGAAACGCGGCGTGTCACTCAGCCCGCGACAGGCGGAAGTAGCGCTGCTCATTCTCAAGGGGCACTCGTCCCTGTCAATCAGCCTCCGCCTCGGAATTAGCGTACAAACGGTCAAGGTGTTCCGCAAGCAGCTGTATCGCAAGTGTCAGATCTCTTCTCAGGCCGAGCTTTTCAAAATGATGATGCCGCTTCTGTCGGACATCGTGACTGCGCAACACCCCGGATGA